In a genomic window of Methylovirgula sp. 4M-Z18:
- the fdxA gene encoding ferredoxin FdxA: MTYVVVENCIKCKYMDCVEVCPVDCFYEGENMLVIHPDECIDCGVCEPECPAEAIKPDTEAGLEKWLKLNAEYAKTWPNITQKREPPEDGKEFDGKAGKLEAYFSPNPGEGD; this comes from the coding sequence ATGACCTACGTCGTCGTCGAAAATTGCATCAAATGCAAATATATGGATTGCGTGGAGGTCTGTCCGGTCGACTGTTTCTACGAAGGCGAGAATATGCTCGTCATTCACCCGGACGAGTGCATCGACTGTGGCGTCTGCGAGCCGGAATGCCCGGCAGAGGCGATCAAGCCGGATACGGAAGCCGGCCTTGAGAAATGGCTGAAGTTGAACGCCGAATATGCCAAGACCTGGCCCAATATCACGCAGAAGCGCGAGCCGCCGGAAGATGGCAAGGAATTCGACGGCAAGGCAGGCAAGCTCGAGGCTTACTTTTCGCCCAACCCGGGCGAGGGCGATTAA
- a CDS encoding RNA-binding S4 domain-containing protein: MREAGADNARQRLDKWLWFARVVKTRSLAAKLVTDGHVRVNSVKVETPSKAVRQGDVITISLDRAVRVLKVVQGGTRRGPYEEAKGLFEELTDPEPAVQAGEVRPPGEGRPTKQDRRAIDRLKNG; this comes from the coding sequence ATGAGGGAAGCGGGGGCGGACAATGCGCGGCAGCGGCTCGACAAGTGGCTGTGGTTCGCACGCGTCGTCAAGACCCGCTCGCTGGCGGCCAAGCTCGTTACCGATGGGCACGTCCGGGTCAATTCGGTCAAGGTCGAGACGCCGTCCAAGGCGGTGCGGCAGGGCGATGTAATCACGATTTCGCTGGACCGAGCGGTACGCGTGCTGAAAGTGGTGCAGGGCGGCACGCGGCGCGGCCCCTATGAGGAGGCCAAAGGCCTTTTTGAAGAGCTTACCGATCCCGAACCGGCGGTCCAGGCCGGCGAGGTCCGCCCGCCTGGAGAGGGGCGGCCGACCAAACAGGACCGCCGGGCGATCGACCGGTTGAAAAACGGTTGA
- a CDS encoding helicase-related protein, whose protein sequence is MNIAVPAPRSLKPADRSLTVTAILGPTNTGKTHYAIERLLAHSSGIIGLPLRLLAREVYNRVVARVGAERVALITGEEKIKPRNPSYWIATVEAMPRDLDVAFLAIDEVQLGADLDRGHVFTDRVLNRRGREETLLIGSGTMERVLRELIPGVNIISRPRLSTLSFAGDRKLSRLPSRSGIVAFSAEDVYAIAEFIRRQRGGAAVVLGALSPRTRNAQVDMFQNGDVDYIVATDAIGMGLNLDVDHIAFASDRKFDGWQFRRLNPAEFGQIAGRAGRHLRDGTFGTTGRCPPFDEELIERLENHEFDPVSLLQWRNADLDFSTLEGLQASLDRLPSELGLTRAPLGTDVLILDIAARDEQIKRIAATRADVQRLWEACQIPDYRKVSPSAHAELTMAIFHYIVRAGRIPDDWFARNLDLNDRVDGDIDSLSNRIAQVRTFTYIANRPDWLRDPEHWQGVARQVEDRLSDALHERLTQRFVDRRLSVLRRRLRENAMLEAEITSTGDVLVEGQHVGGLQGFRFTPDPQAAGEAAKTLNAAALKALASEIEARANRLHEAVDDAFALAMDGTIRWLGEPVAKISASDKILAPQVRVLADEHLSGALLEQVQKRLDLWLAQHVKKLLGPLFDLETGEGLEGMARGIAFLTAESLGVLDRARIADEVKGLSQDARAALRKLGLRFGAYHIYLPQLLKPAPRSLAAQLWTLKHGGLEEAKGFDEVPHMASTGRTSFPANKEVPATLYRVAGFRLCGERAVRVDILERLADLIRPAINYRPGVTPGEPPAGTADGDGFVVTVGMTSLAGCSGEDFASILRSLGYAPDKRPGPAITVPLVPAAPMEPVKVAPAEAESKPEEQLAETEAAAVVEAAPETGELATAESTEAAAEPLEMAAPVESTPETAPEPVAHVDAAPAEEAAVAPASEPKTEADAVAEPVSEQPAEAVAEVQASEPSAAAAEPTESPSAEPVVETPAEVVLIEVWRQQRQHHHGHRKPHHGKGHQQQRRGKPAAAAPSAPEAAAAAPAEPRPEQQQQRQGQRPQGRQEGPRGPRDNAQRDQHRQRPNGQRPDRQRGDKVFASTETRERASNKAPDPNSPFAKLLALKAELEGKKST, encoded by the coding sequence ATGAATATCGCCGTCCCGGCGCCACGTTCTTTGAAACCTGCCGACCGTTCGCTCACCGTCACCGCCATTCTCGGTCCGACCAATACGGGCAAGACCCATTATGCGATCGAGCGGCTGTTGGCGCATTCCTCGGGCATCATCGGGCTGCCCCTGCGGCTGCTGGCGCGCGAAGTCTATAATCGCGTCGTCGCGCGCGTGGGGGCGGAACGGGTTGCGCTGATCACCGGCGAAGAAAAGATCAAGCCGCGCAACCCGTCCTACTGGATTGCTACGGTCGAGGCGATGCCGCGCGATCTCGATGTCGCTTTTCTCGCCATCGACGAAGTCCAACTCGGCGCCGACCTCGACCGCGGCCACGTGTTCACCGACCGCGTGCTCAACCGGCGCGGCCGCGAGGAGACTCTGCTCATCGGTTCGGGCACGATGGAGCGGGTGCTGCGGGAACTCATTCCCGGCGTCAACATCATCAGCCGGCCGCGCCTCTCGACCTTGAGCTTTGCCGGCGACCGGAAATTGTCGCGCTTGCCGTCCCGGTCCGGCATCGTCGCCTTTTCGGCCGAAGATGTTTACGCCATTGCCGAATTCATCCGCCGCCAGCGCGGCGGCGCGGCGGTGGTGCTCGGGGCTTTGTCGCCGCGCACCCGCAACGCCCAGGTCGATATGTTTCAAAATGGCGATGTTGATTACATCGTCGCCACCGACGCGATCGGCATGGGGCTCAATCTCGACGTCGATCACATCGCCTTTGCCTCCGACCGCAAATTCGACGGCTGGCAGTTCCGCCGGCTCAACCCGGCGGAGTTCGGCCAGATCGCCGGGCGCGCCGGGCGGCATTTGCGGGACGGCACATTCGGCACGACGGGCCGTTGCCCGCCTTTCGACGAAGAACTGATCGAACGGCTTGAAAACCACGAGTTCGATCCAGTCTCTTTGTTGCAATGGCGCAATGCCGATCTCGATTTCAGCACTTTGGAAGGCCTGCAAGCCTCGCTCGACCGGCTGCCGAGCGAACTTGGCCTCACGCGCGCGCCGCTGGGCACGGACGTGCTGATCCTCGACATTGCGGCGCGGGACGAGCAAATCAAGCGGATCGCCGCGACCAGGGCCGACGTGCAGCGCCTGTGGGAGGCGTGCCAGATCCCCGATTACCGCAAGGTGAGCCCGAGCGCCCATGCGGAACTCACTATGGCCATCTTTCATTATATTGTGCGGGCGGGGCGCATTCCGGACGACTGGTTCGCGCGGAACCTCGATCTGAACGATCGTGTCGATGGCGATATCGACTCTTTGTCCAACCGCATTGCCCAAGTGCGTACTTTTACTTATATCGCCAATCGACCGGATTGGCTGCGCGACCCCGAACATTGGCAGGGCGTTGCGCGTCAGGTAGAGGACAGGCTGTCGGACGCTCTGCACGAGCGCCTGACCCAGAGATTTGTGGATCGCCGTCTCAGCGTGTTGCGGCGGCGTCTAAGAGAGAATGCGATGCTGGAAGCTGAAATCACGAGTACGGGCGATGTGTTGGTCGAAGGCCAGCATGTGGGCGGGCTGCAAGGCTTCCGCTTCACCCCCGATCCGCAGGCTGCGGGCGAGGCGGCAAAGACCCTGAATGCCGCCGCGCTGAAGGCTCTCGCGAGCGAGATCGAGGCGCGCGCCAACCGGCTGCACGAGGCGGTCGACGATGCGTTTGCCCTGGCGATGGACGGCACGATCCGCTGGCTCGGCGAGCCGGTCGCGAAGATTTCGGCGAGTGACAAGATTCTTGCGCCGCAGGTCCGGGTGCTGGCCGACGAGCATCTCTCCGGGGCGCTGCTCGAGCAGGTGCAGAAACGCCTCGATCTATGGCTGGCGCAGCATGTGAAAAAGCTGCTGGGGCCGCTGTTCGACTTGGAGACGGGCGAAGGCCTCGAAGGCATGGCGCGCGGTATCGCCTTTCTGACAGCCGAATCACTGGGTGTGCTCGATCGCGCCCGGATCGCCGACGAGGTGAAGGGCCTGTCGCAGGACGCACGCGCCGCTTTGCGCAAGCTCGGGCTGCGTTTCGGCGCCTATCACATTTACCTGCCGCAACTGCTCAAGCCCGCCCCGCGCTCGCTGGCGGCGCAATTGTGGACGCTGAAACACGGCGGTCTCGAAGAGGCCAAGGGCTTCGACGAAGTGCCGCACATGGCCTCGACCGGCCGGACCTCATTCCCGGCGAACAAGGAGGTGCCCGCGACCCTCTACCGCGTCGCCGGTTTCCGGCTGTGCGGCGAGCGAGCGGTGCGTGTCGATATTCTGGAGCGTCTTGCCGATCTCATTCGCCCGGCCATCAATTATCGCCCCGGCGTCACGCCCGGCGAGCCGCCGGCCGGCACGGCCGATGGCGACGGCTTTGTCGTGACCGTCGGCATGACCTCGCTCGCCGGCTGTTCGGGCGAGGACTTTGCATCGATTCTGCGCTCGCTCGGCTATGCGCCGGACAAGCGCCCCGGCCCTGCGATCACCGTGCCGCTGGTTCCGGCGGCACCGATGGAACCGGTCAAAGTCGCGCCGGCGGAAGCCGAGAGCAAACCGGAGGAGCAACTGGCCGAAACCGAGGCGGCAGCCGTCGTTGAGGCAGCGCCCGAAACCGGAGAGCTTGCAACGGCGGAGTCTACCGAAGCCGCTGCCGAGCCGCTCGAGATGGCGGCGCCGGTCGAAAGCACACCGGAGACGGCGCCTGAGCCGGTCGCTCATGTGGATGCGGCTCCGGCCGAAGAAGCTGCCGTGGCGCCGGCGTCCGAGCCGAAGACTGAAGCTGACGCCGTTGCCGAACCTGTGTCCGAGCAGCCTGCCGAAGCCGTCGCAGAAGTACAGGCGTCCGAACCGTCGGCCGCGGCCGCGGAGCCCACCGAATCGCCCAGCGCCGAGCCAGTCGTCGAAACGCCGGCCGAGGTGGTGCTGATCGAGGTCTGGCGGCAACAGCGGCAGCATCATCATGGCCATCGCAAGCCGCATCACGGCAAGGGCCATCAGCAGCAGCGCCGCGGCAAGCCGGCCGCCGCTGCGCCAAGCGCGCCGGAAGCGGCTGCGGCAGCGCCGGCGGAGCCACGGCCCGAGCAACAGCAGCAGCGGCAGGGGCAACGCCCACAAGGTCGGCAGGAAGGGCCGCGCGGCCCGCGCGACAATGCCCAGCGCGATCAGCACCGGCAGCGCCCCAACGGCCAGCGGCCCGACCGCCAGCGCGGCGACAAGGTTTTTGCCTCGACCGAGACGCGCGAGCGCGCCAGTAACAAAGCGCCGGATCCCAATTCGCCCTTCGCCAAGCTTTTGGCTTTGAAGGCCGAACTCGAGGGGAAGAAAAGCACGTAG
- a CDS encoding ArsR/SmtB family transcription factor, with amino-acid sequence MQDHLSATFSALADPTRRAMLARLALGEASVKELAEPFHITPPAITKHLKVLEKAGLITRGRAAQWRPCKLDAAPLREISDWVEQYRQHWEQRLDRLEDYLRQLQSEGSDHGTD; translated from the coding sequence ATGCAAGACCACCTCTCGGCCACCTTTTCCGCCCTCGCCGATCCGACCCGTCGGGCCATGCTCGCCCGATTGGCGCTCGGCGAAGCGTCGGTGAAGGAACTCGCCGAACCGTTCCACATCACCCCGCCGGCCATCACCAAGCATCTCAAAGTCTTGGAGAAAGCCGGTCTCATCACCCGCGGGCGTGCCGCCCAATGGCGTCCGTGCAAGCTCGACGCCGCGCCTCTGCGCGAGATCTCGGATTGGGTCGAACAATACCGCCAGCACTGGGAACAGCGGCTGGATCGTCTCGAAGATTACCTGCGCCAATTGCAATCAGAAGGAAGTGACCATGGGACAGACTAG
- a CDS encoding SRPBCC family protein, with translation MGQTSQAAFASPTADREIVITRLFAAPRDLVWEAWTEPKLLVNWWGPDGFTTTIDVMDVRVGGTWNLVMHGPDGTKYPNFSVFTEVAKPERLAYEHHGGREGGPDDAAFIATATFEPTSPHTTQVTLRMLFPTAAARDHVAHEYGAIEGGKQTFNRLEQQLMTMADDGVFTISRIFDAPRDLVFQAWTKPEHLANWWGPKGCKMRVIHLDLRPGGEFHYSMAMPNGGPEIWGKFIYREISPPARLVFTNAFADAEGNVIRSFFSQTWPLEVLNILTLTEDNGRTTFTLRSSPVSASEEERATFIGMVPSMQQGWSGTLDQLADFLKQG, from the coding sequence ATGGGACAGACTAGTCAGGCCGCCTTTGCCTCACCCACCGCCGACCGCGAAATCGTGATCACGCGCTTGTTCGCCGCGCCGCGCGACCTCGTTTGGGAGGCCTGGACCGAACCGAAGCTGCTGGTGAATTGGTGGGGGCCGGACGGCTTTACCACGACGATCGACGTCATGGATGTGCGGGTCGGCGGCACCTGGAATCTCGTGATGCACGGGCCAGACGGCACGAAATATCCCAATTTCAGCGTGTTCACCGAAGTGGCGAAACCGGAGCGGCTCGCTTACGAACATCACGGCGGCCGCGAAGGTGGCCCCGACGATGCGGCTTTCATCGCCACCGCAACCTTCGAGCCGACAAGCCCGCACACGACGCAAGTCACCCTGCGCATGCTCTTCCCGACCGCCGCCGCCCGCGATCACGTGGCGCACGAATATGGCGCGATCGAAGGCGGCAAGCAGACCTTCAACCGGTTGGAACAGCAGCTCATGACCATGGCGGACGACGGGGTCTTCACCATTTCGCGCATTTTCGACGCGCCGCGCGACCTGGTGTTCCAGGCCTGGACCAAGCCCGAGCATCTCGCAAACTGGTGGGGGCCGAAGGGGTGCAAGATGCGCGTGATCCATCTCGATCTGCGCCCAGGCGGCGAGTTCCATTATTCCATGGCCATGCCCAATGGAGGCCCGGAAATATGGGGCAAATTCATCTACCGCGAGATCAGCCCGCCGGCGCGGCTCGTGTTCACCAACGCCTTTGCCGATGCAGAGGGCAATGTCATCCGCAGCTTCTTCAGCCAGACCTGGCCGCTCGAAGTGCTCAACATCCTCACCCTGACTGAGGACAACGGCCGGACCACCTTCACCTTGCGCAGCAGCCCCGTCAGTGCCAGCGAGGAGGAACGGGCGACCTTCATCGGGATGGTCCCGAGCATGCAGCAGGGCTGGAGCGGCACGCTCGATCAACTGGCCGATTTTCTCAAACAGGGCTGA
- a CDS encoding DUF3108 domain-containing protein — protein sequence MPSSRLFTTCCAIFALLASPAGAETLKARYTLSLIGLTVGQAGINATFTPSTYKLEGSARVSGIAAIVSSSKGAVTATGTINGTHLSPNAFAVTAANAQMSRTIRMALASNAAKAIEIEPPFDPSPDRIPLSAGDQRGIVDPMSALLMPTTDGDVNSPSACNRTLPVFDGGARFDITMTYKSTEHVEGNGYSGPVAVCAVRYTPIAGHRRNRKPTQYMADNKDMEIWLAPVGNTHLLMPYHAAVMTMAGRAQMDATEFSVSGDATAKGK from the coding sequence ATGCCCTCGTCACGTCTTTTTACCACCTGTTGCGCGATTTTCGCGCTGCTGGCCAGTCCGGCCGGCGCCGAAACGCTCAAAGCGCGCTACACGCTCAGCTTAATCGGCCTGACCGTGGGCCAGGCCGGTATCAATGCCACGTTCACGCCGAGCACCTATAAGCTCGAAGGCAGTGCCCGCGTGTCGGGCATCGCGGCCATCGTATCGTCCAGCAAGGGGGCCGTGACAGCGACGGGGACGATCAACGGCACCCATCTGTCGCCCAACGCTTTCGCGGTCACGGCCGCCAACGCGCAGATGAGCCGGACGATCCGCATGGCCCTTGCGAGCAATGCCGCGAAAGCGATCGAGATCGAGCCGCCGTTCGACCCGAGCCCGGACCGGATTCCACTGAGTGCGGGCGACCAGCGCGGGATCGTCGACCCGATGAGCGCGCTGCTCATGCCCACGACGGACGGTGACGTGAATTCTCCCTCAGCCTGCAATCGGACCTTGCCGGTCTTCGACGGCGGCGCGCGGTTCGATATCACCATGACGTATAAGAGCACCGAACATGTCGAGGGCAACGGGTATAGCGGTCCGGTTGCCGTCTGCGCCGTGCGCTATACGCCGATCGCTGGCCACCGGCGCAACCGCAAGCCCACCCAATATATGGCCGATAACAAGGACATGGAGATTTGGCTGGCACCGGTCGGCAATACCCATCTGCTCATGCCCTATCACGCCGCGGTCATGACCATGGCCGGCCGCGCACAGATGGATGCGACGGAATTTTCTGTAAGCGGGGACGCCACCGCGAAAGGGAAGTAG
- a CDS encoding SRPBCC family protein, which translates to MLEAKTLSISIPRPWQDLYEAIWRPEFFPKWASGLSSSALTWDGEQWRAQGPEGPIRIRFSAHNPYGIMDHTVDTGMGEPVYVPMRVLANGDGAEVMLTIFCQPAMTAEKFEADLQWVEGDLQALKALTIAG; encoded by the coding sequence ATGCTCGAAGCCAAGACATTGAGCATTTCCATCCCCCGCCCCTGGCAGGATCTCTATGAAGCGATCTGGCGGCCGGAATTCTTCCCGAAATGGGCGTCCGGCCTCAGCTCCTCGGCGCTGACCTGGGACGGTGAGCAATGGCGGGCGCAGGGCCCAGAGGGGCCGATCCGCATCCGTTTCAGCGCTCACAACCCCTACGGCATCATGGATCACACCGTCGACACCGGGATGGGCGAGCCGGTTTACGTCCCGATGCGGGTGCTCGCCAATGGCGACGGCGCCGAGGTGATGCTGACCATCTTCTGCCAGCCGGCCATGACGGCTGAAAAATTCGAGGCGGACCTGCAATGGGTGGAGGGGGACTTGCAGGCCTTGAAGGCTCTAACAATTGCAGGATAG
- the rpmB gene encoding 50S ribosomal protein L28, with protein MSRRCELTGKAVQVGNKVSHSNRKTKTRFLPNLCNVTLISETLQRSVRLRVAAASLRTVEHRGGLDAFLVKAHAEDLSKGALALKREIEKKQQEAA; from the coding sequence ATGTCCCGCCGCTGTGAACTGACCGGCAAAGCCGTCCAGGTTGGCAACAAGGTCAGCCACTCGAACCGCAAGACCAAGACCAGGTTCCTGCCGAATCTGTGCAATGTGACCCTGATTTCCGAAACGCTGCAGCGCTCGGTGCGCCTGCGCGTTGCCGCAGCTTCGCTGCGCACGGTCGAGCATCGCGGCGGCCTCGACGCCTTCCTGGTGAAGGCCCATGCCGAGGACCTGTCGAAGGGGGCCCTCGCCCTGAAGCGCGAAATCGAGAAGAAGCAGCAGGAAGCTGCTTAA
- a CDS encoding TetR/AcrR family transcriptional regulator — protein sequence MASVIHIKDRRTRLRETLVQLVQDLMASEGLGAVQARRLAQLAGCSVGAIYNVFPDLNDLILTANVDTLDRLLAQQRTALERLPPHATRTAQLVALALATVNFAHDFEPAWRALYDHRGGAQKPYPDWYAALHVRPVTMIERIILAEEPNAAAGHETSRLARGLWSALLGIVVDGMDTRKDRQKRDEIEAQASLLVTIAAQGLEAILEMRRKG from the coding sequence ATGGCCTCCGTCATTCACATCAAGGACCGCCGCACCCGGCTGCGCGAAACGCTGGTGCAATTGGTGCAAGACCTGATGGCCAGCGAGGGTCTTGGCGCGGTCCAAGCCCGGCGGCTGGCGCAGCTCGCGGGCTGCTCGGTCGGCGCCATCTACAACGTCTTTCCCGATCTCAACGATCTGATCCTGACCGCCAATGTCGATACGCTCGACCGGCTGCTGGCGCAGCAAAGAACGGCGCTTGAGCGGCTCCCGCCGCACGCGACACGCACGGCCCAATTGGTCGCCCTCGCTCTCGCGACCGTGAATTTCGCTCACGACTTCGAGCCCGCCTGGCGAGCGCTCTACGACCATCGCGGCGGCGCGCAAAAACCCTATCCCGATTGGTACGCCGCATTGCACGTCCGCCCGGTGACAATGATCGAGCGGATCATTCTCGCCGAAGAGCCGAACGCAGCGGCCGGCCATGAAACGAGCCGGCTCGCGCGCGGATTGTGGTCGGCGCTGCTCGGCATCGTCGTCGACGGCATGGACACGCGCAAGGACCGCCAGAAGCGCGACGAGATCGAAGCGCAAGCCAGCCTGCTCGTCACGATCGCGGCGCAGGGGCTTGAAGCCATTCTCGAAATGAGACGCAAAGGTTAA
- a CDS encoding lysozyme inhibitor LprI family protein encodes MWPFCTKAVVTLALALAVMNGARAAPSFDCAKASTPVERAICSDPDLGNLDATLASVLKEALGRAGPSRDDLLRQQREWLASRNDCASEKTPLKTAICLQKSYTEQINQLRLFASPLKDGSAPLCHVFAERIEALSQADANIFAPTRSSSWFGRTALDILADDKSSELILNKDASHYSTVAELLAAFAKAAQPATLSDKTKAVIDEDFAGSSYLYLYRLPQSDLYVVGTVQGTLSCTVHDWFEIRDGHMEPMDSLDPEDKRDDGNMCGALEDRLGVFKNIPVRLALTWQATPDLPSVVEIEARVGDAWAPACSVRFEFAPTFDLNQSLNQGEKSCTFQNCSKLYDEALRLVVAFQNRRSDQIGTMSQAERNTFDAIQTLWSKDTPAPDFDQNRDQARQPDTALDTNPMILPSVVDDKVYLVTLGHRTIGWRIFGDWEVKFWSLAGDHLENVATTTVGMARGKLLNVNVTEPTQ; translated from the coding sequence ATGTGGCCATTCTGCACCAAGGCGGTTGTGACTCTGGCGCTCGCGCTCGCCGTTATGAATGGTGCGCGGGCCGCCCCGAGTTTTGACTGCGCGAAAGCGAGCACGCCGGTCGAGCGTGCGATCTGCAGCGATCCCGATCTTGGCAATCTCGACGCAACGCTGGCGTCGGTTTTGAAAGAAGCTCTGGGTCGGGCGGGACCGAGCCGCGACGATCTGTTGCGGCAACAGCGTGAGTGGCTGGCGAGCCGCAATGATTGCGCGTCGGAAAAAACGCCGTTGAAGACTGCGATCTGCTTGCAAAAGAGCTATACGGAGCAGATCAACCAGCTCCGCCTTTTTGCAAGTCCACTCAAGGATGGCAGCGCGCCTCTGTGCCATGTCTTCGCTGAGCGCATTGAAGCGCTCTCTCAAGCCGATGCAAATATTTTTGCGCCAACCAGGAGCTCGTCTTGGTTTGGCCGCACGGCGCTCGACATCCTTGCCGACGACAAATCCAGCGAACTCATACTCAACAAAGACGCCTCGCATTATTCAACTGTGGCAGAGCTTCTTGCCGCTTTCGCCAAAGCTGCGCAGCCAGCGACTCTTTCGGATAAGACCAAGGCGGTCATTGATGAAGATTTTGCGGGATCCTCATATCTATATCTTTATCGTTTGCCGCAGAGCGATCTTTATGTTGTCGGCACGGTGCAAGGAACTCTGTCGTGCACGGTGCATGATTGGTTCGAAATACGCGACGGTCACATGGAACCCATGGATTCTCTCGATCCTGAGGACAAGCGCGATGACGGCAACATGTGTGGCGCTTTGGAGGATCGGCTCGGTGTTTTCAAAAACATTCCTGTTCGTTTGGCGCTGACCTGGCAGGCAACGCCGGACCTCCCGTCCGTCGTTGAGATCGAAGCTCGCGTGGGCGACGCCTGGGCGCCGGCATGTTCCGTTCGGTTCGAGTTTGCACCGACCTTCGACCTGAACCAGTCGCTCAATCAAGGCGAAAAAAGCTGCACGTTCCAAAACTGCTCCAAGCTTTACGATGAAGCACTGAGATTGGTCGTTGCGTTTCAGAATCGCCGCAGCGACCAAATCGGCACGATGTCGCAAGCCGAGCGGAATACATTCGACGCGATTCAGACCCTTTGGTCAAAAGATACTCCGGCACCGGACTTCGATCAGAATCGCGACCAAGCGCGACAGCCCGATACAGCGCTTGATACCAACCCGATGATTTTGCCGAGCGTGGTGGACGATAAAGTCTATCTCGTCACGCTCGGCCATCGCACCATCGGCTGGCGGATTTTCGGCGACTGGGAAGTCAAGTTCTGGTCGCTCGCAGGGGACCATCTGGAGAATGTTGCAACGACGACCGTTGGCATGGCGCGCGGAAAATTGCTGAACGTGAATGTCACCGAGCCGACGCAGTAG